Proteins encoded within one genomic window of Neodiprion fabricii isolate iyNeoFabr1 chromosome 6, iyNeoFabr1.1, whole genome shotgun sequence:
- the LOC124184747 gene encoding hematopoietically-expressed homeobox protein HHEX, producing the protein MTATMCKTTRSFRIDDLLHPERGSSIRDSAVSSREGERSSCSSPTSPDTPMTPSTPPRTPTIPFPMHLQAHWPARPTPVYAPHMDDRRLCLPYDLHPFRAVPPTRFWPLYSPYQIPLQHNILARLSAAHHSKRKGGQVRFTPQQTAGLERRFGSHKYLSPEDRRHLAAQLKLTDRQVKTWFQNRRAKWRRANPTAANGEGGEGSGNSLQNGTSGEANEELDEPYDSDCESPISVTD; encoded by the exons ATGACAGCGACGATGTGCAAGACGACGAGGTCGTTCCGCATCGACGATCTCCTTCATCCGGAACGTGGATCCTCCATTCGAGACAGCGCCGTCTCGTCCAGGGAGGGTGAGAGGTCCTCCTGCAGCTCTCCGACGTCACCCGACACCCCCATGACACCCTCAACACCACCGCGTACACCCACCATCCCGTTTCCCATGCATCTCCAAGCACACTGGCCTGCGAGACCAACTCCCGTTTACGCACCGCATATGGACGATCGGCGACTATGTCTTCCCTACGACCTTCATCCCTTCAGAG CGGTTCCACCAACCAGATTCTGGCCGCTCTATTCGCCCTACCAGATCCCTTTGCAGCACAATATACTGGCACGACTGTCGGCCGCCCATCACAGCAAACGCAAAGGAGGTCAGGTCCGCTTTACACCACAGCAAACTGCGGGACTTGAACGGAGATTTGGTTCCCACAAGTACCTCAGCCCTGAGGACCGCAGGCATCTTGCTGCGCAGTTGAAACTCACCGATCGTCAG GTGAAGACATGGTTCCAAAATCGAAGAGCAAAATGGAGACGCGCCAATCCAACGGCGGCAAACGGTGAAGGTGGAGAAGGCTCGGGAAATTCGCTTCAAAATGGTACGAGCGGAGAGGCTAACGAGGAGCTGGATGAGCCTTACGACAGCGACTGCGAAAGTCCGATTTCGGTTACCGACTAG